Part of the Capricornis sumatraensis isolate serow.1 chromosome 9, serow.2, whole genome shotgun sequence genome, AGGCTGGAGCTGCAAGAGCTGGTGCCCCGACTGTTCCAGTTGGATTCCAAAGGTCTTGGGGAACTTCTGGAGGTAAATCTGCAGAATGGCATTTTGTTTGTGAATTCTCGGATCGACCGGGAGGAGCTGTGCGGGCGGAGCGCGGAGTGCAGCATCCACTTGGAGGTGATCGTGGACCGGCCGCTGCAGGTGTTCCACGTGGAGGTGGAGGTGAAGGACATTAACGACAATCCTCCTGTGTTCCAGGGGACACAAAAGAATCTGTTTATCGCGGAATCCAGGCCTCTTGACTCTCGGTTTCCACTAGAGGGCGCCTCAGACGCAGATATCGGGGAGAACGCTCTGTTGACTTACAGGCTGAGCTCCAGTGAGTATTTCTCTTTGGAGGTACCAACCACCGACCAACAGGTAAAACCTCTCAGTCTTGTATTACGCAGACCTTTAGATAGGGAAGAATCTCCGGAACTTCATTTAGTGCTCACAGCCACTGACAGAGGCAAACCTGAGCTGACTGGCACCGTTCAGTTACTCATCAACGTGCTAGACGCCAATGACAACGCTCCAGTTTTTGATAGAACACTCTATGCTGTGAAATTAGCAGAAAACGTCCCTAATGGAACGTTGGTAATTAAACTTAACGCCTCAGATTTAGACGAAGGCTTGAATGCggatattatttattcattctctaGTGACGCTTCTCCTGATATAGATTTTAAGTTCTACATAGACCCTGTAAGTGGGGAAATTACAGTTGCAGGACACATcgattttgaagaaagaaaaacctacaAAATCCGAGTAGAGGCGACTGATAAAGGCTACCTACCCCTGACTGGTCACTGTACAGTTCTTGTGGAAGTTTTGGACGCTAATGACAATGCTCCTAAGTTGACTATCAAAACTCTCTGGCTCCCCGTCAAAGAGGATGCACAGCTGGGGACAATCATCGCCCTGATCAGTGTGATTGACGGAGATGAAGGTGAAAATGGACACGTGACCTGTTCTCTGACGCCTCATGTCCCCTTCAAGCTAGTGTCCACCTTCAAGAATTACTATTCGCTGGTGCTGGACACTGCCTTGGATCGTGAGAGCATAGCGAACTATGAGGTAGTGGTGACTGCGAGGGACGGGGGCTCGCCTTCGCTGTCGGCCACGGCCAGCGTGTCCGTGGAGGTGGCCGACGTGAACGATAACGCGCCCACGTTCCCGCAGCCCGAGTACACGGTGTTCGTGAAGGAGAACAACCCGCCCGGCTGCCACATCTTCACCGTGTCGGCGCGAGACGCGGACGCGCAGGAGAACGCGCTGGTGTCCTACTCGCTGGTGGAGCGGCGGGTGGGCGAGCGCGCACTGTCGAGCTACGTGTCGGTGCACGCGGAGAGCGGCAAGGTGTACGCGCtgcagccactggaccacgaggagcTGGAGCTGCTGCAGTTCCAGGTGAGCGCGCGCGACGCGGGCGTGCCGCCCCTGGGCAGCAACGTCACGCTGCAGGTGTTCGTGCTGGACGAGAATGACAACGCGCCCGCGCTGCTGCCGCCCGGGCCAGGCAGAGGACCCAGCGCGCTGAGCCAGGTGGTGTCGAGGTCCGTGGAGGCGGGCCACGTGGTGGCGAAGGTGCGCGCGGTGGACGCCGACTCGGGCTACAACGCGTGGCTGTCGTACGAGCTGCAGCCGGCCGCGGGTGGCGCACGCAGCCCGTTCCGGGTGGGGTTGTACACCGGCGAGATCAGCACGACGCGCGCCCTGGACGAGGCGGACGCGCCGCGCCAGCGCCTGCTGGTGCTGGTGAAAGACCACGGCGAGCCGGCGCTGACGGCCACGGCCACTGTGCTGCTGTCGCTGGAGGACAGCGGCCAGGCGCCCAAGGCCTCTTCGCGGGCGTTGTCTGGTGCGGCCGGCGCAGAGACGGCGTTAGTGGATGTGAACGTGTACCTGATCATCGCCATCTGCGCGGTGTCCAGCCTGTTGGTGCTCACGTTGCTGCTGTACACGACGCTGCGATGCTGGGCGCCGCCCAGCGAAGGCTTGTGTGGACCCCTGAAGCCCAGGCTGGTGTGCTCCAGCGCTGTGGGAAGCTGGTCTTACTCTCAGGAGAGGCGACAGAGGGTGTGCTCTGGGGAAGGGCCGCCCAAGAAAGACCTCATGGCCTTCAGCCCCAGCCTACCTCCGTGTCCTGGATCTGTAGCCAACGATCCACAGGCTTCTTTGGACTCCCCTGGTAAGGTGGgttattctaatattttatttgttcatttttgcattCTGTCTTGAAACATATCTTAAGTATCTTCTAAGGTATATTAGAATGGTTTTCATCCATTTATCCTAGTTCTGCCAGGatgtttaaatttatttgcaGAAAGTgaatacctttattttttttgttttttgtttgtactTTAATAGAGAATTATTATAAACCATGCattaaacagatatttattgggacttaattcattttatttagaaCCTGTTCTGGGCATATTGAATTCCTGATCCATTGTTGCCACCTTAGCTGAAAACTATTAGGTGTAAACAGATTTAGTCGTTACACTTTAAGTAAAGGGCAACACCATTTACCATTAAGTACTGTAGTctaaattcttttgtttttaagcaaCCTCATAGCAGGTAtagtgagtgggcttccctggtggctcagacggtaaagtgtctgtctgcaatgttcaatccctggttctggaagatcccctggagaagaaaatgataagctactctagtactcttgcctggaaaatcccatggacacaggagcctggtaggctacagtccatggggtcgcaaagagttggacacgactgagcaactttacttttactttactttactagAGCTGGTATATGAGTAACCATGACCTTGTTAACTTTGTAGTTGTCTACCTTTTTGGAGACATGGTGGTCAGCACTAATTAGTATCTGTAACTTCAATGAGCAACTTCCTCTATACCTAGAAAAGAGAGGCTTTACTTTAGGAATCTCATTTTGAATATGTGTTTCAAATATAACTCATTCcctcttgttaaaaaaaatttttttacattgtCTGACAATGTAGTTCACAAGAATATGTTGGTTAAGAATCTTTTCTACCACTTAGAGAATTTCCTGAAATTCATGTTTTATCTGATATTGAAAATACTTCCTGAAAGGTACTCTCTTTCCTCAAGAAGActttctgctttaatttttttttctgttagtgaTATAATAATGCTCAAGCATTAGAAATGTATCTACATTCTGCACTTTGAATTCTCTTAAAATTAACTGTATGGAACTTAAGCAGTTtagaagaggatttttttttcctttaaatagtcCAAAAGACAGAAATCTGTAGATGAGGTTGTACACCTTTAAATTTATTACATGTAAAAGTTACATTTCTTGGACTGTGGCTTGTGAGTTTCAAATTGGTGGTCctccattcattttcttttctaatttatattttaaaaacttccttTATTCTTGCATTGTAGTTTTGTAATGCATCTTGTATTTCTACTCAGggattttattctttattgtgTCAGGTGTTTTACAAGgtatttcttaattaaaaactCAGCAGAGGAAAATCAGAATGGCTTTGAGAGTAGAGCCACCATATAACCATAAATGTGATAGTAAAATCTCTTAAAACACttcagtgcttttcttttttccaaagaacacaTTTGGTATATGCTACAAAGCAGTCtacttttttttcattctatttatttCAAAACTTGAGTATTTTCTGAACTCCTGTCATAAAACCTATGTCTATTGGCATAACTCACTTTAAATCCAGACTTATACTTTCAATTATTTCTGTCTGTGTACTTTTTCAGTTTCCATATGCCACCTGTATGTGGGTCCAGGTATTTGATTATGTTATATGGATTGAGGGATACTAGAAATGTCATTTGCTTCCCCCCCAAATTCCCACCACTCTTCTAGTATCTTAGACCTAGTATTATTCATTAAGTACTTATTACATCTTctataattatacattttattctttatcatttttaattgtaTCAGTGTAATTAGTAATTTAGTCCCTTATACTAATCTTTATTCCCTCCCAGAACATGGGTTATCATTGTGTGCAAATTTTCAAATCAGTAAACATCTTACTAATTGATTTTTTGGATCATCAGGAAGCATGAGCACAGTATAATTCAGGGAACTGGGAAGTTTCAAAACAGGGGGAAAGTCCAAAACAGAGAGTTGAGAGCTTAGAAGACACTTCAGTGTTTCGCCTACCTAGTAACTACCCCTCTGTTTATCTGTAGATAACATTCTTCACTTTAAGCCAGAATCATGAGACCAACAATGAAGCTCCCCTATGCCAGTCCCTGAATTGTAGTGTCAAGATAGGGCTAACTAAGGTTATGACATTTAGacacttttgagagtgaaaggggCACTATATAGATTTATAGAAGAATGCAGACAAACATAGAGGGTATCCAGGCAGACTGGGGGCTGTGGTCAGCCTCAAAACTGAACATTCTGGTTCCCAGACATCACCTCAAATTTCTGAAATTACcagtaaaatttgtattttaacaagCATTCCAGGTAACTCTTATCCAACTGAAGTTTTAGATGCAATAGCTCTAATGAGTTGCCTGGGAAAGTAAGTTCTTATTATTTGACAAGATGTAACTTAACTACACTACTTTTTATTCATTATTGGAGATTTATATTGGGACATTTATGCTATTAATTGGTTCAAAAATGCTCATTAACAGCAATAGAATTTACCTTATATCATTATCTTGTGTTGAGATGATTAATCAAtgataaacttatttttaaacttcagaTAGTATTGATAGCTCACACTGAATATTGCTAttatggatggatagatgaactcattaaaatttttattatgttttataagAAAAGTAACTCTTAAAATCAGGATTTGAATAGACTTTGACACTAGAATCATTCTAGAGGAGTATAGGACCATAAAATTAGAATTTAGCAGCATACATACATCAGTGAATTAATTGACCCTCATTTCTATAAATTTTcatattcataaatattctacTTTCCAGCTCTTAATAACTGTAAGAGTTCAAAAttattgatttctttaaaaaataaaaacataattaaagaaattatcctttggATCAGACAAAACTCCtaagttttcctttttggaaaaggAGAAACTTCAGGTTTTATCGTTAGTGTAGGTGTATTAATTGAGAATTTCAGTTACTAAATATTTGATTCCAAGAATtttgagataaaatatttttaccacAGGCAATGAAAACTATTGAAACACAAAATTATTAGATAATGCCAAAACTCTATATTTGGGGTATTTGAAAAAACATAAATATGACAAAGATGAAATTAGTTGTCTCTGAAAGTAGAAATcaaagtataaaattattttattttaaatcataattAAGATTTTTTGCTCATGTAAGATGTGTATAAAAAACTGAAACTTCCCCCTCTATAACTAATTTCTCAATACAAGCACTTTTCTGTTCCTTAAAGATAGGAACACTGCTCAGCCTGTGCAGTAGCAGTAGTAAAGGCTTTATAGGGTGACACCATTCTCTAGGTAACAGTTTTTCCCAAAGAGCCAATTTTGGTCTTGAGCATTATGAAAACAAGGTGGCTAAAGTGAGCTCTGAGAGTAACAGCCATTTATGAAACATTCACTCTCCTTAAAGTACTATCCTAGGCACTTCATATATCATAATTCATGTGACCACCATATTATTAATCTTCTATGAATGTTATCAAAGTGAAACTGAGATGGAGAGGTTAGATTATTTTGcctaagtcacacagctagtaagttgaAGACTAGGAATAAGAAGAGAGGAATTTCTGATGTTGAAGCCTGTGACCTTCTCTCTGCATTCCAGTGATGATTGGCATTTAGAAGTTGCAAATACCTCACAGAGAATTGATGATTGAAATTAGTGTCTGAATAAGGTTTATTTAATGTCAAAATAATGATGAAGAGAGAATTGTGTTAGAAGTTGAAGAGTTAAATTCGTTATCCAACAAAATGCTAGTACACTCAGTATTATACAAATAGGAAAAGTTGTCTTCAAATTTAGCTAATGGCAATCACGGTTGGAAGGAATTACTTCTGGGTGCTTTTCCATTCAAGAAAATGCTGCACTGCATATGGACAATGATTATTATATACAGAAGAAACATGATGTGTCTTTG contains:
- the LOC138086301 gene encoding protocadherin alpha-9-like, whose product is MLCASQGNQGNRNLLLLFVTLAAWETGSAQVRYSVMEEAKHGTFVGRIAQDLRLELQELVPRLFQLDSKGLGELLEVNLQNGILFVNSRIDREELCGRSAECSIHLEVIVDRPLQVFHVEVEVKDINDNPPVFQGTQKNLFIAESRPLDSRFPLEGASDADIGENALLTYRLSSSEYFSLEVPTTDQQVKPLSLVLRRPLDREESPELHLVLTATDRGKPELTGTVQLLINVLDANDNAPVFDRTLYAVKLAENVPNGTLVIKLNASDLDEGLNADIIYSFSSDASPDIDFKFYIDPVSGEITVAGHIDFEERKTYKIRVEATDKGYLPLTGHCTVLVEVLDANDNAPKLTIKTLWLPVKEDAQLGTIIALISVIDGDEGENGHVTCSLTPHVPFKLVSTFKNYYSLVLDTALDRESIANYEVVVTARDGGSPSLSATASVSVEVADVNDNAPTFPQPEYTVFVKENNPPGCHIFTVSARDADAQENALVSYSLVERRVGERALSSYVSVHAESGKVYALQPLDHEELELLQFQVSARDAGVPPLGSNVTLQVFVLDENDNAPALLPPGPGRGPSALSQVVSRSVEAGHVVAKVRAVDADSGYNAWLSYELQPAAGGARSPFRVGLYTGEISTTRALDEADAPRQRLLVLVKDHGEPALTATATVLLSLEDSGQAPKASSRALSGAAGAETALVDVNVYLIIAICAVSSLLVLTLLLYTTLRCWAPPSEGLCGPLKPRLVCSSAVGSWSYSQERRQRVCSGEGPPKKDLMAFSPSLPPCPGSVANDPQASLDSPGKDEEGATFGDLSHFDKIECKIWNRKIRSVRVCSRRPSY